Part of the Aquimarina sp. MAR_2010_214 genome is shown below.
TGTTATCACTATCATATAGTGTAACCGTATAGGTGTAATCTTTTTTGAATGAAATTTTAATTTTACCATTAGAAACATCAGGGCATGACGTGCTAGTAACCAGAATTTCTATATCTTCTGGATTAATTGGGTTTAATTGAAATCTAGAACACCCATTAGTGTCCACAACATCGTCTATAAGTGTATCCGGGCACAGATCTAAATCATTTGTAACTCCATCTTTGTCATTGTCTAATTGACTTTGTGCACAACCATCACTGTTTACAGCTTCTTTAGGAAAAGTACCTGGACACAGATCAATACTATCACTTACTCCATCATTATCTGTATCGGTAAATTGTACATTAAGTGTTACAGGTTCTTTTCTGATTTCTAAATTGGTTACTGTACGATTAGTGATTATACAATCATAAACTCCTACATGAGAAGAATTTGTTCTTGGGATATTGTAAAAATCATCATTGGCTCCAGAAATATTCACTCCATTTTTACGCCATTGATATATGTTATTTGGACTTGTTGTAGCTCGTACCGCGAATATATAAGAAGCTCCTTCTTCGGTAGTAGCAGTTTGTTGAGTGTTAATGTTTGCTTGCGGAGCATATTGAAACGTTGTCAATCCATTGTAGTGGTTAAAATCATCCTCAAAATCTTCAAAAACGAAGTGGTTTTCAGAAATACCAAAAACAGTCAACTTTGTAAGATTTTTAATTTCTGTAGGGATTTTACCTGATAACTTGTTTTTGGATACCTTTAAAAGACGAAGCTCAGTTAGGTTTCCGATTTGAGCTGGTATTGATCCCTCTAATTGATTTCCATATATAGTAAGATTGTTTAGTTTTGTCAAACTAAATAATTCAATAGGGATTTCTCCAGATAGTAGATTGTCTGATAAATTTAAGGTTTTAAGATTTGTAAGGTTACCTATTATTGTAGGTATAGTGGCAGATAATTGATTCTCATTTAATTGTAAAAAATCTAAGAATGTAAGATTGCCTATTTCTTCTGGTAGTGTACCTGTTAAATTATTATTTGTCAAACTTATCGCCTGTACATTTTTTGAATCATCAAGAAATACACCATGCCAGGTACTTACATCGGCTGTCAAATCCCAGGGATTAACCCAATTTGGTCCGTTTGTAGCATTGTATAAAGCAATTAGTGCGTCTTTTTGTATCTGTGGAACATACCGAACAATTTGCGTAAAATTCTTTTGCAATGTAAGCCCTGGTACCTTGTCGTTTGTTATAAAACAGGTATAACGACCTAAATCAGCATTTGAGGCATTGGGTATAACCAATGTTCGATTTGTTTGGTCAACTAGATCAGAATTATCTCTTCTCCATCTATATTTATTATTTATACTACTTGTAGCTGTTACTGCTAAAGTGATTTCATCGCCTGGTATTAATTCAATGGTTTCAGAAGCATCAACACGTGCCTGTGGTGAATAGCTAAAAATATCTAAGGTGTTATAAGTGCTAAATTCATTTTCAAAATCATCAAAAACAAATTTGTTGTTACTGATGTTAAAAAGAGATAAAGAGGAAAAGTCTTTAATTTTGACCGGTATTGTACCCGATAGTTTATTTCCAGATAAGTTAATAGATTCAAGATTGGATAGGTTGCCAATTCCCACTGGTATATTTCCTTCTAATTCATTAAAATAAAGTGATATGATTTTTAGCTTAGTTAGATTACCAATTTCATTTGGGATACTTGTAAATAAGTTTCGCTCTAAATATAAATACTCCAAATTGACTAAATTTCCAATTTCCGGGGGAATTGGTCCCGAAAGTTCATTGGTCATCAGCCTTATTGTTTTTAAATGGATTAGGTTTCCTATTTCAGCAGGAATATTTCCTTTGAGTCGTTTAGCAAATAAATTTAGTTGGACAACATGATTGTTCTCATCAAAAACCAAACCACTCCACCTATCCATGCGGGTATTAAGATTCCAAGAGTTTTGCCAATTTGGGCCGTCGGTGGCATTATATAATGCAATTAATGCATCCCTCTCTCGTGTTGATTCGTCAACATCGAATAATCTAATGTTGTCTATATATACTTCAAAAGGTTCGTTGCCGAAATAATCAAGGAATATTTCTATATCATATCCTTCGGTAGTAAAAGGAGTGATTGTTTGAGTAAATGAATTCCATTCAAAGTTTTGAGCAGGTGTACCCCCGCCAGAACTACTCCCACCGAAAACACTTGGACTATATTGATAACTAACTAATTGTTGATCATTAAAAGGCGTAGAGGCAGTTTTAATTTTATAATCGAAACTAATTCGATATGTTTTTGAGGCATCTAACTGTAAGTTTTTTACAATTAGTTTAGGAGTAGTGGTTCCGTGAACAAATAACGCACTTGTTCCCCCAATTGTAGATTCATCAAAACTTTGAGTAACATTACCTTCTATTGTCCAGTTTAAAGGTGTTCCCTCAAAATCCCAATCAAATAATTCTCCGTTTTGAATTAAATTAGTTTGAGAATAGAAAAGAGAAGTATATGCCAAGGTGATTACAAATAGTATTTTTCTCATTTTGGTTTTTGTGAATAGCAA
Proteins encoded:
- a CDS encoding immunoglobulin domain-containing protein, whose translation is MRKILFVITLAYTSLFYSQTNLIQNGELFDWDFEGTPLNWTIEGNVTQSFDESTIGGTSALFVHGTTTPKLIVKNLQLDASKTYRISFDYKIKTASTPFNDQQLVSYQYSPSVFGGSSSGGGTPAQNFEWNSFTQTITPFTTEGYDIEIFLDYFGNEPFEVYIDNIRLFDVDESTRERDALIALYNATDGPNWQNSWNLNTRMDRWSGLVFDENNHVVQLNLFAKRLKGNIPAEIGNLIHLKTIRLMTNELSGPIPPEIGNLVNLEYLYLERNLFTSIPNEIGNLTKLKIISLYFNELEGNIPVGIGNLSNLESINLSGNKLSGTIPVKIKDFSSLSLFNISNNKFVFDDFENEFSTYNTLDIFSYSPQARVDASETIELIPGDEITLAVTATSSINNKYRWRRDNSDLVDQTNRTLVIPNASNADLGRYTCFITNDKVPGLTLQKNFTQIVRYVPQIQKDALIALYNATNGPNWVNPWDLTADVSTWHGVFLDDSKNVQAISLTNNNLTGTLPEEIGNLTFLDFLQLNENQLSATIPTIIGNLTNLKTLNLSDNLLSGEIPIELFSLTKLNNLTIYGNQLEGSIPAQIGNLTELRLLKVSKNKLSGKIPTEIKNLTKLTVFGISENHFVFEDFEDDFNHYNGLTTFQYAPQANINTQQTATTEEGASYIFAVRATTSPNNIYQWRKNGVNISGANDDFYNIPRTNSSHVGVYDCIITNRTVTNLEIRKEPVTLNVQFTDTDNDGVSDSIDLCPGTFPKEAVNSDGCAQSQLDNDKDGVTNDLDLCPDTLIDDVVDTNGCSRFQLNPINPEDIEILVTSTSCPDVSNGKIKISFKKDYTYTVTLYDSDNNTSSYDNIDFKTDLVIDDLSEGKYQLCIAVLDNPYYNDLQCYNTIVKMPESMKILNTKIDDQNKTAFFEVSGSKYYKIELNSKSYEYHFIDTNKKEVIIKLENGLNEIEIKTNKTCQGKFNTVIGNNQVVFYPQPAKDYLTISGLTNSKTSLVIRNLTGNVVLSSTITSQDSKYNLPIDNLATGMYLVTITTKNKRTNIKMLKQ